Proteins encoded within one genomic window of Sulfurovum sp. XGS-02:
- a CDS encoding efflux RND transporter permease subunit, which yields MYKFAINRPITTLMGVLSFIVFGLMSYNTMPVNLFPNVDFPVVTIQTNYDGADASTVETKVTDKLEEAVSGIDGIDKLMSTSYEGFSTVTIQFELFKDIDEATNDVRDKIGSVVLPNEVEKPIVKKLGASGVVIDLFIASKTGDVTALMRMSDEKIKPILQRIKGVGEVNIIGYQDREIRIFVDPFKLNKYDLTPLDVQNIVAAQNINQGAGKLISDQKETVIKVKADAISVEDLKELIIKPGIKLKDVARVVDGLSDSSSFSSYNGNQGVMLEVKKISGENVLDIINGVKSVMPRLETIAGDDYELQLLQDQSDKIMVNIDNVTFDLIYGSILAIIIVFFFLRNVTATIVSALAIPTSIIGTFAIIDWLGYDLNKLTLIGLTLAIGIFIDDAIVVIENITKKMEAGMEPFKASFEGIKEVSFSILAISSVLLAVFVPVAFMDGIVGMFFNSFAMTVASGVVISYLVAVMFIPTVGARVLRAKESRFFHMTEPIFVRLDRAYVAILKPLIRFKWITILVTIGLLVSSTKLSTGMDFVPMQDNSEFQVFTKAPVGTSLEEMKKKMKPMLEKMEHDENIEYTVLSIGYNSAKEIHKAKIYAKLKPVDQRSVSQEDVVQQYADTFKTIKDMVVTVEEVAPFDTGSSNAPVQIVVTGDDLDVLNETTQKLMDLLKATKGAVGIDRDYESGKPEIKIDILRENAQRSGVSANEIAGILSSAYSSDRAISYYEENGREFDITLRFEDQYRSTIDDIKKLQVKNRDGEFVSLEGLITFEEHTGTASINRYDRERKVMVTSGMYETSLDVIMNVVDDKIGEILPAGYNYRYTGDIENMADTNAAFGAAVLLAIILIYLILAALYESIIQPFIIMVAMPLSFTGVIVALYLTGNNFSLFVMIGIILLLGMVGKNAILVVDFANQAIKEGKEVNEAILEAGEKRLRPILMTTFAMIGAMLPLAFGGGAGHESNAPMALAIIGGLMSSTILTLLVVPAIYRIMYPMDAWLRKWYEKGKV from the coding sequence ATGTATAAATTTGCCATAAACAGACCTATCACAACATTGATGGGGGTATTGTCTTTCATTGTATTTGGATTGATGTCCTATAACACGATGCCTGTCAATCTTTTCCCCAATGTCGATTTCCCTGTCGTGACCATTCAAACGAACTATGATGGTGCAGATGCCAGTACAGTGGAAACCAAAGTAACCGATAAACTCGAAGAAGCGGTCAGCGGGATCGATGGGATCGACAAACTGATGTCAACCTCTTATGAAGGATTTAGTACGGTAACCATACAGTTTGAGCTTTTTAAGGATATCGATGAAGCCACTAATGATGTACGTGACAAGATCGGTTCGGTAGTACTTCCAAATGAAGTAGAGAAACCCATCGTAAAAAAACTGGGTGCAAGCGGCGTGGTGATCGATCTTTTTATTGCAAGTAAAACAGGTGATGTCACTGCACTGATGCGAATGTCTGATGAAAAGATCAAGCCTATACTTCAACGTATCAAAGGTGTGGGCGAAGTCAATATCATTGGGTATCAGGACAGAGAGATACGTATTTTTGTTGACCCGTTCAAGCTCAATAAATACGATCTTACACCGCTAGATGTACAAAATATCGTTGCTGCCCAGAACATCAACCAGGGAGCTGGTAAGCTTATCAGTGATCAAAAAGAGACTGTGATCAAAGTGAAAGCGGATGCCATCAGTGTTGAGGATCTTAAAGAATTGATCATCAAACCGGGAATTAAACTGAAAGATGTGGCACGGGTGGTAGATGGTTTGAGTGACAGCAGCAGTTTCTCTTCGTACAACGGAAATCAAGGTGTCATGCTCGAGGTCAAAAAGATCTCCGGAGAAAATGTACTGGATATCATCAACGGAGTCAAATCGGTGATGCCACGTCTCGAAACCATAGCCGGGGATGATTATGAACTGCAACTGCTGCAGGACCAGAGCGACAAGATCATGGTGAATATAGATAATGTGACCTTTGACCTCATTTATGGTTCCATATTGGCGATCATTATTGTCTTTTTCTTTCTTAGAAATGTGACTGCGACGATCGTGTCTGCATTGGCAATTCCTACATCGATCATTGGTACGTTTGCGATTATTGACTGGTTGGGGTATGACCTGAATAAGTTGACACTTATAGGACTTACCCTTGCGATCGGTATCTTCATTGATGATGCGATCGTTGTGATCGAAAACATCACTAAAAAGATGGAAGCAGGAATGGAGCCGTTCAAGGCATCCTTTGAAGGGATCAAAGAGGTATCATTTTCCATCTTGGCGATCTCTTCAGTATTGCTTGCCGTATTCGTACCTGTAGCTTTTATGGACGGGATCGTGGGTATGTTCTTTAACTCTTTTGCCATGACTGTAGCTTCAGGGGTTGTGATATCTTACCTGGTTGCAGTAATGTTCATCCCGACGGTCGGAGCACGGGTATTGCGTGCCAAGGAGAGCAGATTTTTCCATATGACAGAGCCCATTTTTGTGAGGCTTGACAGAGCTTATGTAGCGATACTTAAACCCTTGATCCGTTTTAAATGGATCACTATCCTTGTCACGATAGGATTGCTGGTTTCCTCAACCAAACTCTCTACAGGAATGGACTTCGTACCGATGCAGGACAACAGTGAGTTTCAGGTATTTACAAAGGCTCCTGTAGGAACAAGCCTGGAAGAGATGAAGAAAAAAATGAAGCCTATGCTTGAGAAAATGGAGCATGATGAGAACATAGAGTATACAGTACTCTCCATTGGGTATAACAGTGCTAAAGAGATCCACAAGGCCAAGATCTATGCCAAGCTTAAGCCTGTAGATCAGAGGTCTGTTTCACAAGAGGATGTGGTGCAGCAGTATGCCGATACATTTAAAACAATAAAGGATATGGTCGTTACCGTTGAAGAGGTTGCACCGTTTGATACGGGCAGCAGCAATGCACCCGTACAGATCGTTGTCACAGGAGATGATCTTGATGTGCTGAACGAAACGACACAAAAGTTGATGGATCTACTCAAAGCAACCAAAGGGGCAGTAGGTATAGACAGAGACTATGAGAGTGGAAAACCGGAAATAAAAATAGATATTTTAAGAGAGAATGCACAGCGTTCAGGGGTGAGTGCTAACGAGATAGCCGGTATTCTTTCAAGCGCGTACTCCAGTGACAGAGCGATATCCTACTATGAAGAGAACGGCCGAGAGTTTGATATTACCCTGCGTTTTGAAGATCAATATCGAAGTACGATCGATGATATTAAAAAACTTCAGGTCAAAAACCGTGACGGTGAATTTGTTTCGCTTGAAGGATTGATCACATTTGAGGAGCATACCGGTACCGCATCCATAAACCGCTATGACCGTGAGCGTAAGGTCATGGTGACATCAGGGATGTACGAGACCAGTTTGGATGTGATCATGAACGTGGTTGATGACAAAATTGGAGAGATCCTACCTGCAGGGTATAATTACCGTTATACGGGAGATATTGAGAATATGGCCGATACCAATGCCGCGTTTGGTGCTGCTGTACTGCTTGCAATTATTTTGATCTATCTGATACTTGCAGCACTCTATGAGTCTATCATCCAGCCGTTCATTATCATGGTGGCGATGCCGCTTTCCTTTACGGGGGTGATCGTGGCACTCTACTTAACGGGGAACAATTTCTCTCTCTTTGTTATGATCGGTATCATTCTCCTGCTTGGTATGGTAGGGAAGAATGCGATCCTGGTCGTTGACTTTGCCAATCAGGCGATCAAAGAAGGGAAAGAGGTCAATGAAGCCATCTTGGAAGCAGGAGAAAAAAGACTTCGTCCTATCTTAATGACCACTTTTGCCATGATCGGTGCGATGCTCCCTCTGGCATTTGGAGGCGGAGCAGGGCATGAGAGTAATGCTCCTATGGCACTGGCGATCATCGGAGGGCTTATGAGTTCGACTATTTTGACACTGTTGGTGGTCCCTGCAATTTACCGTATCATGTACCCGATGGATGCATGGCTGAGAAAATGGTATGAAAAAGGAAAAGTGTGA
- a CDS encoding efflux RND transporter periplasmic adaptor subunit, with translation MRKIVFLLFMVLQLNAEEIYATFEVKAEKSASLAFSSSGIVGEMRVDIGSVVKKDDLLAELLNDDIEAMVEVSKVALKYAQSDYERQKKVQQHINVSLFESYAYKYDNAKVQLKYQEALLAKTYLRAPFDGIITSKHIEVGDVVSGQMITEVYDIQSLKARKLILNFDQKYHGKVKVGDHFKYKVDGDDSVYEGTIYKIYPTIDTKSRKMLAEVKAESFPAGLFGDGYITVK, from the coding sequence ATGAGAAAGATTGTATTTTTATTATTCATGGTATTACAGTTGAATGCAGAGGAGATCTATGCTACATTTGAAGTGAAAGCCGAAAAGAGTGCATCCCTGGCTTTTAGCAGCAGTGGTATAGTTGGAGAGATGAGGGTAGATATCGGCTCAGTCGTGAAAAAAGATGATTTGCTGGCAGAATTACTGAATGATGACATTGAGGCGATGGTTGAAGTTTCAAAAGTGGCCTTGAAATATGCACAGAGTGATTATGAACGACAAAAAAAGGTTCAGCAGCATATTAATGTCTCCCTGTTTGAAAGTTATGCCTACAAGTATGACAATGCAAAAGTTCAACTCAAGTATCAAGAAGCACTTTTAGCAAAAACCTATCTTCGTGCTCCATTCGACGGTATCATCACCTCAAAACATATTGAAGTCGGAGATGTGGTCAGCGGACAAATGATCACGGAGGTTTATGATATACAAAGTCTAAAAGCAAGAAAACTGATACTCAATTTTGATCAGAAATATCACGGTAAAGTGAAAGTCGGTGATCATTTTAAATACAAAGTTGACGGGGATGATAGCGTGTACGAGGGGACGATTTACAAGATCTACCCGACCATAGATACAAAATCACGAAAGATGTTGGCCGAGGTCAAAGCAGAGAGTTTTCCTGCGGGTCTCTTTGGTGATGGATATATTACAGTAAAGTAG